CTCCTAGGAGCATATAAGTGACATTGCGCAGAAACTAAGCTTGTAGACTTGTAGTCCATTACTCCATGCATTATGCATATCCTCCATGTGTCGTACTTTTCTCGTATTAACTTGAGTGAAAACTTTTACATCTGAATATGTAGAAATAAAGATGCTTGAGAGAATAAGAggaaaattttagaaatttgttCAACCATAGCAGCGAAAGACGATTcataaaaagagagagagagttgaaaGTGTAGTCTTGCGGTTAGCAAAAAAAGTGTAGTCTTGAAATGAAAAACGACTTCATAAAGTCTGAGTTGAAATTGATATAAGTAAGCAGATATTGCTAACTGAATATAAACAAAAGTgctcatttaatttaaaaatgaactAAACAAAACTGAACACGTTTTAGAAATGCTAATCATATGGATTTAAGTTTAGGTCGTTTTTCTTTGCTAGTTATGGTCTTTGTCTACCATGGTCTTAATTATTACTAATTATTACACTTCAGGAGTTAAAGACGATAAAACAAAAGGGTTGATGGGTTATAAGTTTAATGTTTCTGAGATTGAAATATCAATGTCCTGTATCATATGTAGCTTACCAGCTAGATATGAAGAACCGGGTCAGCTCTAAATGTCGACACGACGGCAATAGGTATTATGACCGTATGACAATCCACTTGATCATTAAGCTTAGGTGTGTAAGCAAACATATTAAATACATTGTACAACTTTCATAAATATAAGTaaacattaataatttaaataaggTGACAAATGATTGTCTCTGGCAACCCGAATGGTGTTAGTTGACAAATGTATGTTTCAATCATGTGGCTACCTTTTGTTGAGATGTCAACTTTATCTTGATTGTTCTTTTTTCCTCTCAAAACACGAATGGATGTTAGATCTGTCTTATGGGTAATCAGTAATGATGGCTTACAAAGGGCTTTCTTCTCAAAGAGGGATGTTCAAATTTTACTTTGCTAATGACTAGTGAGAAGAATTCTAGTGTGACATGTAAATTACATGCATCAGTTTCTCCAgtcagaaaaaaattatataactcCGTCATTATCAGAATTAGATACAAAATGAGATGTTGTGTAACTAATCTATTATGAACATTTAGGAGTTGGACGGTGACTCGAAGTAAGCAAAACATATTTGTCTCGGAatcaattaaagaaaaaaacattgtaGGAGTTTTTCGTTTTTAGGGGTAGCTCCTACAAACCAACAAGCGACACAAAATCCACACAAACATGATGCAGGATATTTTCTTACAGTTTTCCGAAAAAGACCATATAATAGtgtgttgataaaaaaaataaaataaataaataattaaaaaagtgtTTGGACCGTACAACTGAACCTGCTTAGCTAGGATCAATGTTCGAAAACGTGGCCGTTTAAGTGCTGTTTGGAGGTTGACCGCGGCGATTATGCCTAAATCGGTGTAGCTAGGTGTTGATCCGCGTAAGACCGCCTAATTTCCGCGTTGACCATCTAATCCCGAGTTGACCGCCTAAATTTTTGTTTCCGTCCGTGTAAGTTAAAATAcggttaattattttttactcatTATTGACACATTTTGTGTAATTATTCATtactaaaaaattatagttagctatcaaacccaaaacaaacacatacataCTACATTTAGGGATTTTTTCGTATCAAACCCACCATTACGAATAAAAAAAgagattgtttaaaattatatataaaaaattatataacttttttttgatcaaatactATGTCTAAGAACTTGTATCATCATGTTTAAAATtagctaaatatattataaatatattaaattgtatttaaaactaGATCCCGCATAATTCCTGAGTACTCCTCAATTTTTCGGTAACTAGCTAGGTCCGAGATTACCGTCCGACTAGCACCTAACGTAGTTCTGAATAGGGGCTGGGATTATATGgtggaagaaaaaaagagaaaaagaagagttTGGTGAGAAGAATCCGTTAAAGAACAATAAAAGAAGTAACTTATAAGAGTTCAGAAATGAGATATTGAATCTCAGAATAAAGAAAAATGACACAAgtggtttttaaaaaatgataacaAAAGGTAGATAATCAGAGGGTTTGTTGTGCTAAGAGAGTAAAAAATATGTGAATCCTCTCATGTTGAACTTATATTTATAGAGTTTACATGGCTGATGGTTCGAGTTTGAATATCAAGTCGGGTCAATGGCTATTGGATCAAGTGTCGTCAGAGCCTGTCCTATACTTATGaaagtcaaaataaaataaaaggctgaaaataaatgaatgcagtCAGGGATGTTTGAACCCAAACCTCCAACATTAGTAATTTTtcttagaaccactaggctaaCGTCACTTTCTGAAAATTAATGGCCGCTAAAATACATATTATCGTGTCGGCCAAAAACCCATGCTTCCTCTGCTTGTGGCCAGGGCCAGCACTGAGTGTTGTGTTGGTAAATGGTAACATGGTATAACCGAACTTggtctatatatttatttcagatATATAATCTAGTTGCCAGACATAATGAACATAGTAAATTTTTGAATCTtctatttttggatatttaaaaaaattaaacatagaGAACATAATCAATTTTCTCATATAAAAACTTTGGGATCAGTAGCTAAATCTAATTGGTCAAATACGCCACCTTGGTAAGCAAAACTCTAAACACCCAATTTTTACTCTAACTTTTGAGATCTCCCATCAAAATCACTTAAAATGGTGCAAATGTTCAAGGCATAAAGTTGTAAGCAAAAATAACCGGTGAATATACacactttctataattttagtTTAAGAAGATAGGCTAAAAAAGTTCATATGAACCTTATTCAACAAGTTCTTATTTAATCGTCTCTCTATTAGCCGTTTACGTTTTCAAATATTACTTAAATTATTCGTttacacaaaaaatatatattgcatttctcaataaaataatatttcctcACATACATTATAGAATTcataataataactaaatatgtGATTCTCAAAAGTGTTGAGACTGTTCTAATACTAACTTCCTCAGTTTAAACAAATTCCAACATCATCAAACGACTAAATACAAAATCATCACACCATTAGAAAACtgttacaaatataattatcttatatcaTAACTCTTAAGTACTATTTTTGAGTTAacttaaaattagtttttaaataaaaagataaacacTATTCgacaaaataaaatagtttttattataattttccgTCTGTGGGTCAAAccctaatataaaatatttaattttattttcataagaaaataaatacacAATAACTAAAAACGTGCATAAAAAGTCAATAGCGGCTTTTATTTAGAGAAAAAGatcaaaatagcactaaatcaagtttttgttcccaaactagcactcaaggccaaaagtcacaaaataaCACTCAAggagtggggtttagggtttaaaatttagggtttaaggtttagaatttgggtttagggtttagagttgagaagtgaggttttggggataagatttcaaattttgaaaaataaaaaaatttaaattttttaaaagataaaatgctattttggtcattttagtttttgagtgctatttttgtgatataaacttagaaatgtgctattttggagatttgcccttttatttataactagattctgacccgcccttaaaagggcgggtatattttttgttttacatttttttagaaatttaatttttatattttgtgttttaaattttaattttagaaatttgattttcatattttttatttctttgtaattatatttgtattttctttgtaattatatttgtgtgtaaatcttaatcaaaatctattttatgaaataatatcaATTCAAAAGTTGATCCGGCATACGCTTGgttctttgtaatcatatgCCGATATAGCcgtttttttgtaatcatattttttttgttctaggTCTTGACCCGTGAATATATTGTTGGTttgtaatttttggttttttatgtTTCTGTAAATATGCAAcatttttctgtaatttttttaatatgttaaagaaatttaatttatatacacTTATGGTAAGTAAGAATAAGAATGAACGAaaggtgttcctcggaattctagTAGGATTATCCTAACGTAGTGGTAAGTATATATTAACTGAAAAAGGTAGAGTTATATAACATagggttaaattttttttacttgttgATAACCACCCTAATGTATTggttattgtttaaataaaatcaaatacagTTATGTAAAGAGAATAATAAGTGGCTCATTAAATAAATGGAATAAATAATTAGACATAACATTTATAAATAGATACTAAAGCGGATCAATCCATTTTTAGTCTAtttactttaaatttgttttgatatttttaataaaataaaattaatttattagtttaacttggtttatatttgataaatgttttgtatatttgatttaataacccgtgaaaacataaataattatctGGTACACTATAAAAGTaagatattataaatattaactaactttagatattttttattaaaaatagataataattttaattgtgACCAtgttatattaaacaaataactTAAATTCAATTAAATCATATATTGATCTAAATTTGAAATGTTCGTCGTTtgattgttgtaaaaaaaaaagagaatacaGATAATGGTtacattaaatatttgataggttaactataaaacaaaaaacatgaaCCAAAGAActaaatatcataaataaaagaatttgcTTTAATATTCCGTGGATGATAAATACCATGGTCCCTTAatggttaaaaataaataccatGGTCccaatttcaaaacaaaaacattataccATGGGTCTCTGAAACTTGATAGTGACCTTCTCTGACCACGAAGAGTGTCGTAACACTTAGCATTAGAATTTAGTTTTAACTTGGAACTGTCTACTATTATACGTTAGTGAagcatatatttaataatttatttttatatgttcaaATACTCTGATAACCGTCGCGTAGGAGAGGAGCCCGAGAATTTTGGAACTTGAAAGGGAAGTTACAAAATATTCAGATTTTCAATTGGTAATTTAAATATAGGTCTAAcggtataataaataatattccaAATAATGATaggaataaaaataataataattggaCCCTACTTTTATCAATGGGTCAAActgttgttttttttagtttttaaccgacgcaaaaatagttatattctctcgaagtgtttttttttgtggaatcAGATTTGTCATCAATCACAAAAGAGGGCTTATCGAGGTGGAGCATgatcaaagcttcaaacttttTGCAATCGAATCAAAAGTGGAGATGCTAGGAGAATGTGGCAAGCCATCCAATCCCGAGAAACCGGTCGAACCCCTTCCAATTCCTTCGCGAACCAACTCAAATCACGCCGCATCTCCTCTCTCCAACTCTCTAATCGCAAAGATTTCGTTTCTCCTCACCGTGCCTCCGTCAACTCCCTTCAGGTACCTTCCAACTTTGTAGTTTGTTGTTGTTCACTTACAAGTcttaactaactaactaactaactaacttaAAAGGTTGATTTGACGGAAGGGAGGTACTTGCTCTCAGGAGCATCAGATGGCTCAGCTGCCGTGTTCGATACGCAGCGCGCGACTGATTCCGAGGCAAGTGGTCTTATAGCGAAGCACAAGTGTATATTTAGTGTGGACAAGGGACATGAACATGGGCATAGATTTGCCGTTTCTTCTGCTGTTTGGTATCCAATTGACACTGGGCTCTTCGTTACAGGTTCTTTTGATCATCTCATCAAAGTCTGGGATACCAATACTGCTCAGGTGATTTTTGATTTGTTCAAAGTTTAGCTACTTTCAAGATTTagacttttttttaaaatctgattttttgttttgttgtaggCGGTTGTGGATTTTAAGATGCCTGGGAAGGTTTATAGAACTGCCATGTCTTCTTTGGCGATGTCTCACACGCTTATTGCTGCTGGAACTGAGGATGTGCAGGTTCGACTTTGTGATATAGCTTCTGGAGCTTTCTCTCACACCTTATCTGGTCACCGTGGTATGCTTCTTTTTTACTTTTCCTTTGAGCATTCTCTCACACATAAACAGGCTACTGAGTTGTCTTGTTGTTTTCATGGTACGCAAGATGGTGTTATGTCGGTGGAATGGTCTACTTCCAGCGAGTGGGTTTTGTACACTGGGGGATGTGATGGTGCTATACGCTTTTGGGACATTAGACGTGCTGGATGTTTCCGTGTTTTGGATCAATCAGTTACGCAACTTGGGGTTCGTCCACCGATTTTAAAGCATACAGCGGTAAACAGTAAGGTTTGTTCAAGACTGAATGactcttttaaaatttattcttGTCATTGTATATCTAGTTAGCTCTGCATGTCTAAGGAACTTCATGTGACAGGAATAAAGGATTATCAATATCTCTGTTTGAATGGGGAATcctttagttattttattatcttttcaTACAGGTTTCAGCCGAAAAATCTTCTTCAGGGGGCAAAAATAGGCTGAAGACGCTGCAGAGTAAACACACGGGTAGCCAGAGTATGAAGGGATCATCGAGCGTTAAAGCTTCAGTGGAAAAATCTAGACAGAAGAGACTTCATCCTGGAATGTTGTCTACGCTAGATCGTGCTACGGCTCATTATGGTGTTGTTACTGGATTAAAGGCAACTAACGATGGGATGTATCTTCTTAGTGCTGGTAAGGTTCTTATGGTCATGGCTACTTTCTTTGTactttagggtttctatttgaACTGCCATAAATTAGTAATGCAACATTCATTGATTAGTGTATTAGGAATTGTAACCTCATGACAAGTCTTTAGCTAGTAGTGACCCAACGTGAAGTGGATGTAATATCTTAGGGGTTTAAACATCAATTCGTTGCGAGAACTGATTACTATTGTACGCATTTGGTGCTGCTATGTGGGATTAAGTGCCTCCACGTTTAGACTCTAATGTACTATTGCATTTGCATATTATGTTTCAGGGTCGGATTCAAGAATAAGGCTGTGGGATACACAATCTGGATGCAATACCCTTTTGAACTTTGAAACTGGACGCCTTCATACCAGCAAAGCGATTCAGATGGCTACAAGTGATGATCCAGCTCTTTTATTTGTTCCATGCATGAAGACTGTGAAGGTAGTCATCAACTTACTATATTATCCTCAAATCTTTTCATTTCATTACTTGCATTATACATTGAATCGTGATGCAATTTGTATATAAGGCTTTTGGCATGTGGTCGGGTAGAACAACACTGATGTTTCGTGGACACTACGAAAGCGTGAACACTTGCTGCTTTAATTCCACTGATCAGGTATATCTCAATCACTGGAATCTTCTCAAATCTCCTTGTTGAAAACACCACTAAATCCGAATGACTTGTTATGCTTGCCTCATAGGAACTATACACAAGTGGTGCAGATAGACAAATACTCGTGTGGTCACCAGGTGGATCCCTCGAAGGAGAAATGGTTGAGCTATTAAATTTTATCGCTACTTGAACTTCAAATCCTTTCTTGTTGTGTATGTGTTTCTGATCAAAGATTGTGTCAATGGCAGGACCAAGATGAAGAAGTTGCCGAAGATAAAGACAATTGGAGCGACTAAGAATCAAAGTCTCGGGCAGTCTTCTTTCTTCCATGTTCGCTGTACCATGTTTAATCTTCGCAACTCAACTCTACAATGCAGTTTTCGATGGTGTGTTGTGTAAAACGAAATGTTTGCTAGTTAAATAGAGTTTGTTCATACTACTACAATGCAGTTTATGACCTATGAACATTAAAACtcgatggaaaaaaaaatcttggttTTTGTAAGATAAAAAGATCATATGAGTGCATGCCCAGAACCTGTTTTGTACTGCATGTCCgaagcagaactacgagataAATGATTATTGGTTACACAAATTGCTAAAAATCTGCGATTCGAATTTGAGACTCAACTAAAAATGGTTGGTTATTGAAGTACAATTGTTCAATGGCTCTCTAAGAGCAACAACTGTATTGTCACAGTAATAACATTCGACGGTAAAAGTGACATAAAAGTATAATGATGAAACAGCAAAAGTGATTCTATGGTACATCAATCGTCAACAACAAGGCAGCAGGCAAGTTTGCATAGCTTTAAAATCAATATTGAGAAGCCATCATTCGTTCTCCACCGTCGCTGCATAATGCCCATCGTTCATGTTCTGTAATCACAGTTCGAAACAAATTCGTTATAATACCCTCCGCAACAAATTCTGTAATCACCCACAGTTTTATATAATACCTTAGCTAGCATCCTCTGCTTGTTCAGGAATTGCGTCCTTGCTTTGTTGAGAGCTGAGTTTGGTGATTTAAACATCCTCTGCCATTAATGAACACCAACTGATGGTTAAAACCGGAAacaatcaaagaacaaagaggAGAGCATGCAGAGTCGCAAAACAAACCTTTTCTTCACTTGACATGCCAGAACCTCGCCCACCAACCTTCTTTGGAGTGAAGCTGAATACATCGTGAAGGAACTCATTCTCCTGTTGTTGCCAAAATTGAATGAAGTAACAGTAAACAGCCAGCTTCTAGAGAAAGAAAACCTAAGACTAAGAGAGTGGAAAGCTTGGCAAATAAGAAAACCGACCTGCATATGCTTGATAAAGCCACCCCCAAGGAAATGCTTCAAAAAGTTCAACTGTGGAAAATCATGCATATGTTAAAAACCAGTCACAAGAAGATAGAGACAAACAACACATATAATGTTGACGTCTGTAGATAGTAATATAAAGATTTGAGAGAAACCTGTATCATCTGATACCACGTTGTCGTCAGCAAATAGTCCCCTCCAACCTTTGTAGAGGTTTCAGGTGCGTATCCATCCTAATCAtcattaattaaaacaaatcatatatataaaaatccaaCCAGAAGAGTCAAAGATTAGCCTCATCATGAGCAAAAGATCACAGAAAAGATGAACTCATACCTCAAGAAATTCAACAAGATCTTTGAACAAATTCCGTTGTGAGTTGAGATCTTTCTTAGCAGAACCTTTACCACCTGCCTCTACAGAGAGGTCCCTAACTTGGTTAACGACTTTGGATTTCAGGCCATGCATGTGAATCAATGCCTCCTGAGACACGCTTCCTTCTTTCACTGATCCATTATTAGCAGACTCTTTGGCTTCAGCAGCAAACTTCTCCAGAGTTCCCGACTCAAATATCAGAGCAAGCGCTTCACCAGCAGCTATACGTACAGATCGGTCATCTTTTTCCAACAGTGAGGAGAGATAAGTAACGATCCTGCAGTAGCATCAATATCTCTAATGAGATTATAAATCCAGTAATAAGTGACACTAGGTCAAATAAATGCAACAAGTTCCACTTACTCTTGCCAAAGTTTGGGACTTAGGGTCCATCGGTCAACTGTTGTGAGCAGAAACGCCCAGGAAGAGACAACAGTAGTTATCACAGCAGGTGAAGGTTTGGTTGCAACAACCTACACAAAATGCCAACTTACATGTGAGCCTCCTACATACTTTAGATTAAACAACATACTTTCTTAATAAACCATATTAGTAGTAGTAATGAAATAGCAAATAATTTGCATAGATTTCTCGGTTTAACATGAGAAAAGAGTAAGATGCATACATTAGAACCTAGTTTGGGGTGAATCATTTGCCATATTATTTGCATAGATGTCTCAGTTTGCTCCGGATTGGTCCCACCAACAAAGGTTATAACTGCCAAACACTCAAGAATCTGCAATGAAATGGCCTTACTTAGAAACCAGAcctttaacaaaataaaaaactacTAGTCATCAGCTCATCCATACCGAAGTTATTTTTAACACTTCACGACCAGATTTAAGGGCCTGAGAAAGAGGAGTGACGGATTCTTCAAGAATCTCTTGTGCTTGATCCCCAAGTCCAACAGTCAATGCTAGCAACCCTGCAAACGCCACATTAACTGTCAGTATAgctcaattaaaaaaaaaaactagtgaaAATGATGCATAAGTTGCCTGTTTTACTCAAAGACTAACCAATAACATGTGATGCTAAAGAGGTCTCCTTGCTGGACCCTTTCTTGGTGCAGTGTAAGCACTGATGCAATAATGTGGCAAACCTGCATCATTGAGAAGAAACATTAGACACTCCTTAGTATGATTAACAACATAGGAACTCAAAGTGGAATGCTAAACTAAACAAGAAACGAGTTGGTTACTTCTTTTCGACAAACTCATGCTGCAAGTCGCTGTTGAAAGCATCAACAATGGAGGCCAAAGCTTGCTCTCTAGTCGAAGTCCTTCACAACCAGAAAGGAATCCACAAAATCAGTTTTCAAACAA
The nucleotide sequence above comes from Brassica napus cultivar Da-Ae chromosome A9, Da-Ae, whole genome shotgun sequence. Encoded proteins:
- the LOC106367306 gene encoding WD repeat-containing protein ATCSA-1; this translates as MWQAIQSRETGRTPSNSFANQLKSRRISSLQLSNRKDFVSPHRASVNSLQVDLTEGRYLLSGASDGSAAVFDTQRATDSEASGLIAKHKCIFSVDKGHEHGHRFAVSSAVWYPIDTGLFVTGSFDHLIKVWDTNTAQAVVDFKMPGKVYRTAMSSLAMSHTLIAAGTEDVQVRLCDIASGAFSHTLSGHRDGVMSVEWSTSSEWVLYTGGCDGAIRFWDIRRAGCFRVLDQSVTQLGVRPPILKHTAVNSKVSAEKSSSGGKNRLKTLQSKHTGSQSMKGSSSVKASVEKSRQKRLHPGMLSTLDRATAHYGVVTGLKATNDGMYLLSAGSDSRIRLWDTQSGCNTLLNFETGRLHTSKAIQMATSDDPALLFVPCMKTVKAFGMWSGRTTLMFRGHYESVNTCCFNSTDQELYTSGADRQILVWSPGGSLEGEMDQDEEVAEDKDNWSD
- the LOC106367307 gene encoding interferon-related developmental regulator 1-like; this encodes MGRKSQRKNVPMDLFDSDDDTSSISSSSTMRSERPGMDDVQVHKDLMLDQSLDALYEKRTSTREQALASIVDAFNSDLQHEFVEKKFATLLHQCLHCTKKGSSKETSLASHVIGLLALTVGLGDQAQEILEESVTPLSQALKSGREVLKITSILECLAVITFVGGTNPEQTETSMQIIWQMIHPKLGSNVVATKPSPAVITTVVSSWAFLLTTVDRWTLSPKLWQEIVTYLSSLLEKDDRSVRIAAGEALALIFESGTLEKFAAEAKESANNGSVKEGSVSQEALIHMHGLKSKVVNQVRDLSVEAGGKGSAKKDLNSQRNLFKDLVEFLEDGYAPETSTKVGGDYLLTTTWYQMIQLNFLKHFLGGGFIKHMQENEFLHDVFSFTPKKVGGRGSGMSSEEKRMFKSPNSALNKARTQFLNKQRMLAKNMNDGHYAATVENE